The Sylvia atricapilla isolate bSylAtr1 chromosome 10, bSylAtr1.pri, whole genome shotgun sequence genome contains a region encoding:
- the IL1RAP gene encoding interleukin-1 receptor accessory protein isoform X1 yields the protein MKMVSVLLVSLWLSMVTLGRGSERCDDWGVDTMKQIQIYDGEPAKIKCPLFETFLKYNYSTAHSAGLTLIWYRIAQDRDLEEPINYRLPDNHISKDKDTLWFWPALLNDTGNYTCMLRNTTYCSKVAFPLEVVPKDQHSCVSHSIKPTEEMFYLEHANQKITCPDIDGFYPASVTPTVKWYLDCNSVDGFYERYPQGPTLVIGIVRSAYKGNYTCIVAFKDHGRTYNLTRTIKMKVVGSPNKALPPQFTSPNEKVVYELEAGDDLILPCEVFFTFLKDSRNEVWWTIDGKNTDDITDPKIKVTQSETIRDFEDKTLVRTLTVAKATAEELKRNYTCHARNAKGEEHSQAVVHVKVVAPKYTVELACGLGATILLVVVLIVIYHVYWLEMVLFYRAHFGTDETILDGKEYDVYVSYARNAEEEEFVLLTLRGVLENEFGYKLCIFDRDSLPGGNTTEAVFDFIQRSRRMIVVLSPDYLTEKSISLLEFKLGIMCQNAIATKLIVVEYRPLQCTHPSILQLKESVSFVTWKGEKSKRSGSQFWKALRLALPLRSLSASAGWNESCSSQSDISLDPVQRRRSRLKAQPDPRGATPVTLTRGRTASASESKAKHRAKRFLTCRCCGTSCQGGSGHKQQAAAEPRWDSQLCTPGSGRAPAPGLQGRARAEPPPAQAPALALCHYSDLSNNNDFYVL from the exons AACGCTGTGATGACTGGGGTGTGGACACCATGAAGCAGATCCAGATTTATGATGGGGAACCTGCCAAGATCAAATGCCCACTTTTTGAGACCTTCTTGAAGTACAACTATAGCACAGCCCATTCTGCTGGCTTAACCCTGATCTGGTACAGGATCGCGCAGGACCGGGACCTGGAGGAGCCCATTAATTATCGTCTCCCGGACAATCACATCAGTAAGGACAAAGACACCCTTTGGTTCTGGCCTGCTCTTCTCAATGACACTGGGAATTACACCTGCATGCTCAG GAACACAACCTACTGCAGCAAAGTTGCTTTTCCCTTGGAGGTTGTTCCGAAAGACCAGCACTCTTGTGTGAGCCATTCCATAAAACCCACCGAGGAGATGTTCTACTTGGAGCATGCCAATCAGAAAATCACATGTCCAGATATTGATGGGTTTTACCCTGCCAGTGTGACACCAACTGTCAAGTGGTACCTG GACTGCAACTCAGTGGATGGCTTCTATGAGCGATATCCCCAGGGGCCCACGCTTGTCATTGGCATTGTCCGCAGTGCGTATAAAGGGAATTACACTTGCATTGTGGCATTCAAGGACCATGGAAGAACCTATAATCTCACCAGAACCATAAAGATGAAGGTGGTGG GTTCTCCAAACAAGGCCTTGCCACCACAGTTCACCTCTCCAAATGAGAAAGTTGTGTATGAACTGGAAGCAG GTGATGACCTTATACTGCCCTGTGAGGTTTTCTTCACATTCCTGAAGGACTCCCGGAATGAGGTGTGGTGGACCATAGATGGGAAAAACACAGATGACATCACAGACCCCAAGATAAAAGTCACACAAAG TGAAACTATTAGAGATTTTGAAGACAAAACTCTGGTAAGGACTCTAACAGTGGCAAAAGCCACGGCAGAGGAGCTGAAGCGGAATTATACGTGCCATGCCAGGAACGCCAAAGGCgaggagcacagccaggccgTGGTGCACGTGAAAG TTGTAGCACCCAAGTACACTGTGGAGCTGGCCTGTGGCCTGGGGGCCACCATCCTGCTCGTTGTGGTGCTCATAGTCATCTATCACGTGTATTGGCTTGAAATGGTCCTCTTCTATCGGGCTCATTTTGGAACAGATGAAACCATTCTAG ACGGGAAGGAGTACGACGTGTATGTGTCCTACGCGCGCAACgcagaggaggaggagtttGTGCTGCTGACGCTGCGGGGAGTCCTGGAGAATGAGTTTGGGTACAAGCTGTGTATCTTCGACAGAGACAGCCTCCCTGGGGGAA ATACCACTGAAGCCGTGTTCGACTTCATCCAGAGGAGCCGCAGGATGATCGTGGTCCTGAGTCCTGATTACTTGACAGAGAAGAGCATCAGCCTCCTGGAGTTCAAGCTGGGCATCATGTGCCAGAACGCCATAGCCACCAAGCTGATCGTGGTGGAGTACAGGCCGCTGCAGTGCACCCACCCCAGCATCCTCCAGCTGAAGGAATCCGTCTCCTTCGTCACCTGGAAGGGGGAGAAGTCCAAGCGCTCGGGCTCCCAGTTCTGGAAGGCGCTGCGGCTGGCCCTGCCCCTGCGCAGCCTGAGCGCCAGCGCCGGCTGGAACGAGAGCTGCTCCTCGCAGTCGGACATCAGCCTGGACCCCGtccagaggagaaggagccGCTTGAAAGCGCAGCCCGACCCGCGGGGCGCCACTCCCGTGACTCTCACTCGCGGGCGGACGGCCTCGGCCTCCGAGTCCAAGGCCAAACACCGGGCCAAGCGCTTCCTGACGTGCCGGTGTTGCGGGACCTCGTGCCAGGGCGGCAGCGGACACAAGCAGCAGGCGGCGGCCGAGCCCCGGTGGGACAGCCAGCTCTGCACGCCGGGCTCGGGCCGCGCCCCGGCACCGGGGCTGCAGGGCCGGGCTCGGGCCGAGCCGCCGCCGGCACAGGCCCCGGCCCTGGCCCTCTGCCATTACAGTGACCTGTCAAACAACAACGACTTCTACGTGCTCTAA
- the IL1RAP gene encoding interleukin-1 receptor accessory protein isoform X2: MKMVSVLLVSLWLSMVTLGRGSERCDDWGVDTMKQIQIYDGEPAKIKCPLFETFLKYNYSTAHSAGLTLIWYRIAQDRDLEEPINYRLPDNHISKDKDTLWFWPALLNDTGNYTCMLRNTTYCSKVAFPLEVVPKDQHSCVSHSIKPTEEMFYLEHANQKITCPDIDGFYPASVTPTVKWYLDCNSVDGFYERYPQGPTLVIGIVRSAYKGNYTCIVAFKDHGRTYNLTRTIKMKVVGSPNKALPPQFTSPNEKVVYELEAGDDLILPCEVFFTFLKDSRNEVWWTIDGKNTDDITDPKIKVTQSETIRDFEDKTLVRTLTVAKATAEELKRNYTCHARNAKGEEHSQAVVHVKVVAPKYTVELACGLGATILLVVVLIVIYHVYWLEMVLFYRAHFGTDETILDGKEYDVYVSYARNAEEEEFVLLTLRGVLENEFGYKLCIFDRDSLPGGIVTDETLSFIQKSRRLLVVLSPNYVLQGTQALLELKAGLENMASKGNIKVILVQYKAIKKSKVKELKQAKAVLNVIKWKGEKSKFPKGRFWKQLQVEMPVKKISRSLSLDGLMHIPEKCLTQSENKPKTNTKIHKLGQGMGRNSGFFP, encoded by the exons AACGCTGTGATGACTGGGGTGTGGACACCATGAAGCAGATCCAGATTTATGATGGGGAACCTGCCAAGATCAAATGCCCACTTTTTGAGACCTTCTTGAAGTACAACTATAGCACAGCCCATTCTGCTGGCTTAACCCTGATCTGGTACAGGATCGCGCAGGACCGGGACCTGGAGGAGCCCATTAATTATCGTCTCCCGGACAATCACATCAGTAAGGACAAAGACACCCTTTGGTTCTGGCCTGCTCTTCTCAATGACACTGGGAATTACACCTGCATGCTCAG GAACACAACCTACTGCAGCAAAGTTGCTTTTCCCTTGGAGGTTGTTCCGAAAGACCAGCACTCTTGTGTGAGCCATTCCATAAAACCCACCGAGGAGATGTTCTACTTGGAGCATGCCAATCAGAAAATCACATGTCCAGATATTGATGGGTTTTACCCTGCCAGTGTGACACCAACTGTCAAGTGGTACCTG GACTGCAACTCAGTGGATGGCTTCTATGAGCGATATCCCCAGGGGCCCACGCTTGTCATTGGCATTGTCCGCAGTGCGTATAAAGGGAATTACACTTGCATTGTGGCATTCAAGGACCATGGAAGAACCTATAATCTCACCAGAACCATAAAGATGAAGGTGGTGG GTTCTCCAAACAAGGCCTTGCCACCACAGTTCACCTCTCCAAATGAGAAAGTTGTGTATGAACTGGAAGCAG GTGATGACCTTATACTGCCCTGTGAGGTTTTCTTCACATTCCTGAAGGACTCCCGGAATGAGGTGTGGTGGACCATAGATGGGAAAAACACAGATGACATCACAGACCCCAAGATAAAAGTCACACAAAG TGAAACTATTAGAGATTTTGAAGACAAAACTCTGGTAAGGACTCTAACAGTGGCAAAAGCCACGGCAGAGGAGCTGAAGCGGAATTATACGTGCCATGCCAGGAACGCCAAAGGCgaggagcacagccaggccgTGGTGCACGTGAAAG TTGTAGCACCCAAGTACACTGTGGAGCTGGCCTGTGGCCTGGGGGCCACCATCCTGCTCGTTGTGGTGCTCATAGTCATCTATCACGTGTATTGGCTTGAAATGGTCCTCTTCTATCGGGCTCATTTTGGAACAGATGAAACCATTCTAG ACGGGAAGGAGTACGACGTGTATGTGTCCTACGCGCGCAACgcagaggaggaggagtttGTGCTGCTGACGCTGCGGGGAGTCCTGGAGAATGAGTTTGGGTACAAGCTGTGTATCTTCGACAGAGACAGCCTCCCTGGGGGAA TTGTCACAGACGAAACCCTGAGCTTCATCCAGAAAAGCCGACGTCTGCTTGTTGTCCTGAGCCCCAACTACGTCTTGCAGGGGACACAGGCCCTGCTGGAGCTCAAGGCTGGCCTAGAGAATATGGCCTCCAAAGGCAACATCAAAGTCATTCTAGTGCAGTACAAagccatcaagaagagcaaagtgaAGGAGCTGAAGCAGGCCAAGGCAGTCTTGAATGTCATTAAATGGAAAGGCGAGAAATCAAAGTTCCCAAAGGGCAGGttctggaagcagctgcaggtggaaatgccagtgaaaaaaattagcagGAGTTTAAGCCTTGATGGGTTGATGCATATCCCTGAAAAATGTTTGACACAATcagaaaacaaacctaaaaccaacacaaaaatcCACAAGTTAGGCCAGGGAATGGGGAGGaactcaggtttttttccatga